Proteins co-encoded in one Flavivirga eckloniae genomic window:
- a CDS encoding FUSC family protein, which translates to MKKTFLFLTILASILALVLSSLLIYKLAIVPSILGLIFGLLTFYLFKKRKQIKKIIQFAFMLNIMALAITTYKSIFNKIEIADAKAQETTKPKSENKKGLKNFRD; encoded by the coding sequence ATGAAAAAAACATTTCTTTTTTTAACCATTTTAGCCTCTATTTTGGCCTTAGTGCTATCATCGCTTCTTATTTATAAGTTAGCAATTGTTCCCAGCATTCTAGGTTTAATATTTGGATTGCTAACATTTTACCTATTTAAAAAAAGAAAACAAATAAAGAAAATAATCCAATTTGCCTTTATGCTAAACATTATGGCCTTAGCAATAACTACCTATAAATCAATATTCAACAAAATAGAAATAGCAGACGCTAAAGCTCAAGAAACCACAAAACCAAAATCAGAAAATAAAAAAGGCTTAAAAAATTTTAGAGATTAG
- a CDS encoding M28 family peptidase has translation MKTFYILSVIALVGTCSTPKYTARIQNLKNSIELVDSIHVVKYANTITVKELKTHLYKFSSEEFEGRKVGEKGQKLAAEFLKSYYLSENIASPFEGDNYYQIIPKEFFSNGIKSSENVLAYVEGTEKPEEVIIISAHLDHLGISDNGEINRGADDDGSGTVAIMEMAQAFNLAKKEGHGPKRSILFLHFTAEEIGKQGSAFYTQHPIFPLENTVTNLNIDMIGRVDDLHKNNKDYIYLIGSDRLSKELHYLSEKVNNSYFNMNMDYRYNIEGESHQYYSRSDHYNFAINGIPVIFYFNGEHADYHRSTDTPDKIDYELLQRRTKLIFTTAWQIANQEHRIVIDEYNELLK, from the coding sequence ATGAAAACATTTTACATTCTATCTGTAATTGCATTAGTGGGCACCTGCTCTACACCAAAATATACTGCAAGAATACAAAACCTTAAAAACAGCATCGAACTGGTAGACAGTATTCATGTTGTTAAATATGCCAATACGATCACCGTAAAGGAGCTAAAAACGCATCTATATAAATTTTCATCTGAGGAATTTGAAGGTAGAAAAGTTGGGGAAAAAGGACAAAAATTAGCTGCTGAATTTTTAAAATCATATTACCTCAGCGAAAATATCGCATCCCCATTTGAAGGCGACAACTATTATCAAATTATTCCAAAGGAATTCTTTTCAAATGGCATTAAAAGTTCAGAAAATGTTTTAGCCTATGTAGAAGGTACCGAAAAACCTGAAGAGGTTATTATTATTTCCGCGCATCTTGATCATCTTGGCATTTCCGATAACGGAGAAATAAATCGAGGAGCAGACGATGACGGTTCTGGCACTGTGGCTATTATGGAAATGGCACAAGCTTTTAATCTAGCAAAAAAAGAAGGCCACGGCCCTAAACGCAGTATATTATTTCTACACTTTACCGCCGAAGAAATAGGAAAACAAGGATCTGCATTTTATACACAACACCCTATATTTCCTTTAGAAAACACGGTTACCAACCTAAATATAGATATGATTGGTAGAGTTGACGATTTACATAAAAATAATAAAGATTACATATACCTTATAGGTTCCGATAGACTTAGCAAAGAACTTCATTATTTATCTGAAAAAGTAAACAACTCCTATTTTAATATGAATATGGATTATAGGTATAATATAGAAGGTGAAAGCCATCAATACTATTCTCGCTCAGATCATTATAATTTTGCAATAAATGGGATTCCTGTTATCTTTTATTTTAACGGTGAACATGCCGATTATCATAGATCAACTGATACTCCAGATAAAATAGATTATGAACTGTTACAAAGACGAACAAAACTCATATTTACTACAGCTTGGCAAATTGCTAATCAAGAACATCGCATTGTTATCGACGAATACAATGAGCTGTTAAAATAG
- a CDS encoding SAM hydrolase/SAM-dependent halogenase family protein: MAIITLTTDFGEKDHFAGATKGAIYSELPDVRIVDISHSISPFSIPEAAYIIQNAYGSFPKGTIHIIGIDSEINPENKHIAVKLDDHFFICANNGIMSMICSEIAPEKIVEINIHDKIQTSFPVLDVFVKAACHIARGGTLEVIGKTINKIKPIKNIVPYVNDDKTQIIGSVIYIDNYGNVVTNIKRSFFEAIQKGRPFEISARNNKFKTIYKKYSDIVNFDIEESKRQDEGRGLVVFNSGDFLEIAVYKSNSGTVGSASTLMGLGLMDAVSVNFIK; encoded by the coding sequence ATGGCGATAATAACCTTAACCACCGATTTTGGTGAAAAAGATCATTTTGCAGGTGCAACAAAAGGAGCCATTTATAGCGAACTTCCCGATGTTAGAATTGTTGATATCTCCCACTCCATATCGCCTTTTAGCATTCCCGAGGCAGCATATATCATACAAAATGCTTACGGCAGTTTTCCTAAAGGCACCATACACATTATAGGTATTGATTCTGAAATAAACCCAGAAAATAAACATATTGCTGTAAAGCTCGACGATCACTTTTTTATCTGTGCCAATAATGGTATTATGAGTATGATTTGTTCCGAAATTGCTCCCGAAAAAATAGTAGAAATCAATATTCACGACAAAATACAAACCAGCTTTCCTGTATTGGATGTTTTTGTAAAAGCAGCATGCCACATAGCACGTGGCGGCACATTAGAGGTTATCGGAAAAACTATTAATAAAATTAAGCCTATTAAGAACATAGTACCGTATGTTAATGATGATAAAACGCAGATTATTGGAAGTGTTATTTACATTGATAACTATGGCAATGTCGTTACCAATATAAAAAGGAGCTTTTTTGAAGCGATACAGAAAGGACGTCCTTTCGAGATTTCGGCACGAAATAATAAGTTTAAAACCATTTATAAAAAATACAGCGATATTGTTAATTTCGATATAGAGGAAAGCAAACGTCAGGATGAAGGCAGAGGCTTGGTCGTTTTTAATTCAGGTGATTTTTTAGAAATTGCTGTTTACAAAAGTAACAGCGGTACCGTTGGCAGTGCATCAACGCTTATGGGGCTTGGTTTAATGGACGCTGTTAGCGTTAATTTTATAAAATAA
- a CDS encoding PhoH family protein, translating to MNEIIIELEEISPKEFFGAQNTNIALLKKYFPKLKIVARGNKIKAFGDEELLEEFDRRITMLLKHFAKYNKLDENVIERVLTSQSSDDYTTSKESGEVIVHGVGGKLIKAQTANQRKLVELIRKNDMVFAIGPAGTGKTYTGVALAVQALKNKEVKRIILTRPAVEAGENLGFLPGDLKEKLDPYMQPLYDALRDMIAPEKLAHYIENGTIQIAPLAFMRGRTLDNAFVILDEGQNTTHAQMKMFLTRMGKNAKFLLTGDPGQIDLPRRTISGLKEALLILKNVEGVGMIFLDDKDVIRHKLVKKVIAAYKSIENRD from the coding sequence TTGAACGAAATTATAATCGAACTTGAAGAAATAAGTCCAAAAGAATTTTTTGGAGCCCAAAACACTAATATCGCACTCCTAAAAAAGTATTTCCCTAAACTTAAAATTGTTGCTAGAGGTAATAAAATTAAAGCATTTGGCGATGAGGAATTGTTAGAAGAATTCGATCGCAGAATCACCATGCTTTTAAAACATTTTGCAAAATACAATAAGCTAGACGAAAATGTAATTGAGCGAGTGTTAACAAGCCAAAGCAGTGATGATTATACGACCTCAAAAGAAAGTGGAGAGGTTATCGTTCATGGTGTTGGTGGTAAACTTATAAAAGCACAAACGGCAAATCAGCGAAAGTTGGTAGAACTTATTCGTAAGAACGATATGGTTTTTGCCATTGGGCCAGCGGGTACAGGTAAAACCTATACTGGTGTAGCATTGGCAGTACAGGCTTTAAAAAATAAGGAAGTTAAGCGTATTATTTTAACAAGACCGGCAGTAGAAGCAGGGGAGAACTTAGGGTTTTTACCAGGCGATTTAAAAGAAAAGCTAGACCCGTATATGCAACCATTATATGATGCCTTACGGGATATGATAGCACCTGAAAAGTTAGCACATTATATAGAAAACGGAACGATTCAAATTGCGCCATTGGCGTTTATGCGCGGTCGTACATTGGATAATGCTTTTGTAATTTTAGATGAAGGGCAGAATACTACGCATGCGCAAATGAAAATGTTTTTAACCCGTATGGGAAAAAATGCTAAGTTTTTATTAACAGGTGATCCTGGACAAATAGATTTACCCAGACGTACTATTTCTGGTTTAAAAGAAGCGCTTTTAATTTTAAAAAATGTAGAAGGCGTGGGCATGATATTCTTAGATGATAAGGATGTGATTCGCCATAAACTGGTTAAAAAGGTTATTGCTGCTTATAAGAGTATAGAGAATAGGGATTAG
- the dnaN gene encoding DNA polymerase III subunit beta produces the protein MKFIVSSTYLLKQLQVLGGVINSSNTLPILDNFLFELDETKLTVSASDLETTMSSSLDVESDSKGSVAIPARLLLDTLKTFPEQPLTFVVEENNTIEISSNHGKYALAYADGNEFPKAVALEDPSKTVVTGDVLATAISKTIFAAGNDDLRPVMSGVFFQFSTEGLTFVATDAHKLVKYTREDIKANQVAEFIMPKKPLNLLKGILAASEDEVTIEYNESNAKFTFENSELICRLIDGKYPNYEAVIPKENPNKLVIDRTQFLNSVRRVSIFSNKTTHQIRLKIAGAELNISAEDIDYSNKAEERLTCDYQGDDMQIGFNSRFLTEMLNNLGSDEVQLEMSMPNRAGILTPIDGLDEGEQVTMLVMPVMLNS, from the coding sequence ATGAAATTTATAGTATCCAGTACCTATTTATTAAAACAGCTACAAGTTTTAGGAGGCGTAATTAATAGTTCTAATACCTTGCCAATTTTGGATAATTTCTTATTTGAATTAGACGAGACTAAACTTACAGTTTCTGCAAGTGATTTAGAAACAACAATGTCTTCTTCTCTTGATGTAGAAAGTGATAGTAAAGGTAGTGTTGCCATTCCTGCGCGCTTGCTATTAGATACTTTAAAAACATTTCCCGAGCAACCGCTTACATTTGTTGTAGAGGAAAACAATACTATAGAAATTAGTTCTAATCATGGTAAATATGCCCTAGCTTACGCCGATGGTAATGAGTTTCCAAAAGCTGTAGCATTAGAAGATCCAAGTAAAACAGTAGTTACCGGAGATGTATTGGCTACCGCTATTAGCAAAACTATTTTCGCTGCTGGAAACGATGATTTACGCCCAGTAATGAGCGGTGTATTTTTTCAATTCTCAACAGAAGGTTTAACTTTTGTGGCTACAGATGCACATAAATTAGTAAAGTATACACGAGAAGACATTAAAGCCAATCAAGTTGCTGAGTTTATCATGCCTAAAAAACCTTTAAATCTTTTGAAAGGTATTTTAGCAGCCAGTGAAGATGAAGTAACTATTGAATATAACGAATCGAACGCAAAATTCACATTTGAAAACTCTGAGTTGATTTGTCGATTAATCGACGGAAAATATCCTAATTATGAAGCGGTAATCCCTAAAGAAAACCCAAACAAATTAGTTATAGACCGAACACAGTTTTTAAACTCTGTACGACGTGTAAGTATCTTTTCGAATAAAACAACACACCAAATACGTTTAAAAATTGCCGGAGCAGAACTTAATATTTCGGCAGAAGATATCGATTACAGCAACAAGGCGGAAGAGCGTTTAACATGCGATTACCAAGGCGATGATATGCAAATTGGTTTTAACTCACGCTTTTTAACCGAGATGTTAAATAATCTTGGTTCAGACGAAGTACAATTAGAAATGAGTATGCCTAACAGAGCAGGTATTTTAACTCCTATTGATGGATTAGACGAAGGCGAACAAGTTACAATGCTCGTTATGCCTGTCATGTTAAACAGTTAA
- a CDS encoding DUF4870 domain-containing protein, with product MQRQDNQLIVITHLSQLIFLVTGFGSLILPLILWLTQKEKVYQMDAHGKRIINFQLSLIVYCLICVPLILLFGLGILGFIVLGVISIIFPIINAIKASKGEIPTYPLSFNFVN from the coding sequence ATGCAACGACAAGACAATCAATTAATTGTTATTACACATTTAAGCCAATTAATATTTTTAGTAACTGGTTTTGGAAGTTTAATTTTACCTTTAATTCTTTGGCTTACTCAAAAAGAAAAGGTGTATCAAATGGATGCTCATGGTAAGCGCATTATAAACTTCCAGTTGAGTTTAATAGTTTACTGTTTAATATGTGTGCCTTTAATATTATTATTTGGCTTAGGAATATTGGGCTTTATAGTTTTAGGAGTTATTTCTATAATATTCCCTATTATAAATGCCATTAAAGCTAGTAAAGGTGAAATACCAACATACCCTTTGTCTTTTAATTTTGTGAATTAA
- the gldG gene encoding gliding motility-associated ABC transporter substrate-binding protein GldG, producing the protein MNKNIKHIAILLLAIIAINFLSSNLFKRFDLTADSRYTLSQSAINIIKDIESPIVVDVFLNGDDFPSEFRRLQRETKQLLEEFAAENSQIIFNFINPLEDESTRERNIQQLTQRGLTPMQLSVQESGKSTKAVIFPWALASYNDQTIVIPLIKNKIGTTQQELVSNSVQHLEYAFSDGFSKLTKPKRKKIAVLKGNNQLEDIYIADFLKKLGAYYFIAPFTLDSTANNPQKTLKDINAFDLIISAKPTEPFTEEEKLVLDQYTMNGGKSLWLIDAVAMEKDSLYNDAGKNFAVTRDLNLTDFFFKYGVRINPVITSTLYSAPITLAMGQGSESQFQHLKWPYSPLASSNSNHPIVNNLNLVKFDFANQIDTLKNNVNKTILLETAPLTKLEGTPREISLELVTQNPDPTLFNKGNQTLAVLLEGTFTSMYNNRIKPFKLEKEKNSSTPTKMIVIADGDIIKNDVVKNIPQELGFDRWTGKTYGNKEFSLNAVNYLLDDDGLINIRSKEIAVAFLDQQKIAAEKNKWLFINIALPLVLLTLFGLGYNYVRKKKYVS; encoded by the coding sequence TTGAATAAAAACATTAAACATATAGCCATACTACTACTTGCAATAATTGCCATTAATTTTTTAAGTAGTAACCTTTTTAAACGTTTCGATTTAACTGCAGATAGCCGCTATACACTAAGTCAATCGGCTATAAACATTATAAAGGATATTGAATCTCCAATTGTTGTAGACGTGTTTTTAAATGGTGATGATTTTCCTTCGGAATTTAGACGCCTTCAAAGAGAAACCAAACAATTATTGGAAGAGTTTGCAGCAGAAAACAGTCAAATTATTTTCAATTTTATTAATCCGTTGGAAGATGAATCTACAAGGGAACGAAACATTCAGCAACTTACACAACGTGGATTAACCCCTATGCAATTAAGCGTACAAGAAAGTGGTAAATCAACAAAAGCTGTAATCTTTCCTTGGGCTTTAGCAAGTTACAACGACCAAACTATTGTTATTCCCTTAATCAAGAATAAAATAGGCACGACCCAGCAAGAATTAGTTAGTAATTCTGTACAACACTTAGAATATGCTTTCTCAGACGGGTTTAGCAAACTAACCAAGCCTAAGCGTAAAAAAATTGCCGTTTTAAAAGGGAATAATCAATTAGAAGATATATACATTGCAGACTTTCTTAAAAAGCTTGGAGCCTATTATTTTATAGCGCCTTTTACTTTAGATAGTACTGCAAACAATCCGCAAAAAACACTAAAAGACATAAACGCTTTCGATTTAATAATCTCTGCCAAACCTACAGAACCCTTTACAGAAGAAGAAAAATTGGTTTTAGATCAATATACTATGAACGGAGGTAAAAGTTTATGGCTCATAGATGCGGTGGCTATGGAAAAAGATAGTCTTTACAATGATGCAGGCAAAAATTTTGCTGTAACCAGAGATCTAAATTTAACCGATTTCTTTTTTAAATACGGTGTCCGTATAAACCCCGTAATAACAAGCACCCTCTACTCTGCTCCAATTACTTTAGCTATGGGACAAGGTAGCGAATCGCAATTTCAGCATTTAAAATGGCCTTATTCACCATTAGCATCATCCAACAGCAACCATCCTATAGTTAATAATCTAAACTTAGTAAAATTCGATTTTGCCAACCAGATAGACACCTTAAAGAATAACGTTAACAAAACAATTCTTTTAGAAACGGCGCCTTTAACAAAGCTAGAAGGCACACCAAGGGAAATAAGTTTAGAACTGGTAACACAAAATCCAGATCCTACACTTTTTAATAAGGGCAATCAAACCTTGGCGGTTTTATTAGAAGGTACATTTACTTCAATGTACAACAACCGTATAAAACCCTTTAAACTAGAAAAAGAAAAAAATAGTAGTACACCTACTAAAATGATTGTTATTGCAGATGGCGATATTATTAAGAACGACGTTGTTAAAAATATCCCCCAGGAATTAGGTTTCGATCGTTGGACAGGAAAAACCTACGGTAACAAAGAATTTTCATTAAATGCCGTTAATTACCTTTTAGATGACGATGGACTTATAAACATTCGGTCTAAAGAAATTGCCGTGGCTTTTCTCGATCAACAAAAAATTGCAGCCGAAAAAAACAAGTGGCTCTTCATAAATATCGCATTACCACTGGTATTACTAACCTTGTTCGGGTTAGGATACAATTATGTTAGAAAGAAAAAATATGTTTCTTGA
- a CDS encoding isochorismatase family protein — MTKKALLVIDMQKGSFAPETPRYDTQGVINRINLLANKFRTTGNHVFYIQHDGTKNNEFIPKTEAWEILSGLKVSDEDILINKYANDVFYNSNLKLELESRNINNLYITGCATDFCVEATVQSALAKDYTITVVENGHTTGNRPHITAEKVIEHYNWVWQNMIPTKGVIKVKRFETILNTL, encoded by the coding sequence ATGACTAAAAAAGCGCTTCTGGTAATCGATATGCAAAAGGGTTCCTTCGCACCGGAAACCCCACGATATGATACTCAAGGTGTAATCAATAGAATTAATTTGCTGGCCAATAAATTTAGAACTACGGGAAACCATGTGTTTTATATCCAACACGATGGCACTAAAAACAACGAATTTATTCCTAAAACAGAAGCTTGGGAAATACTATCGGGATTGAAGGTGTCCGACGAAGATATCCTGATTAATAAATATGCCAATGATGTGTTTTATAATTCAAATCTTAAATTAGAGTTAGAATCACGCAACATCAATAATTTATATATTACGGGTTGTGCTACCGATTTTTGTGTAGAAGCAACGGTACAATCTGCTCTAGCAAAGGATTATACAATAACGGTTGTAGAAAATGGACATACTACAGGAAACCGACCGCATATCACTGCTGAAAAAGTAATAGAACATTATAATTGGGTTTGGCAAAATATGATACCCACAAAAGGAGTTATTAAGGTGAAACGTTTTGAAACTATTTTAAACACGCTATAA
- a CDS encoding putative quinol monooxygenase, with translation MFVRIVKMGFHEQNIETFLANFDVNKEKIRNFKGCNFLELYRDKNDPTVFFTYSYWETEDDLENYRHSDLFKNVWAKTKPLFNIPPMAWSVDKLETLN, from the coding sequence ATGTTTGTAAGAATTGTGAAAATGGGATTTCACGAACAAAATATCGAAACCTTTCTTGCTAATTTTGACGTTAATAAAGAAAAAATCAGAAATTTTAAAGGCTGTAATTTTTTAGAACTCTATAGAGACAAAAACGATCCTACGGTATTCTTTACATATAGTTATTGGGAAACTGAAGACGATTTAGAAAACTACAGGCACTCTGATCTGTTTAAAAATGTTTGGGCTAAAACCAAACCTTTATTTAATATTCCTCCAATGGCTTGGAGTGTTGATAAATTAGAAACTTTAAACTAA
- the gldF gene encoding gliding motility-associated ABC transporter permease subunit GldF, with translation MIAILKKEINSFFASPIGYLVIAIFLVLNGLFLWLFKGDFNVLDYGFADLSSFFLLAPWILIFLIPAVTMRSFSDEKKQGTLELLLTKPISHINIILGKYFGAFILILIALLPTLLYVYTVYQLGNPIGNLDMGSTLGSYFGLLFLIAAYTAIGVFASSLSDNQIVSFIIAVFICFLFYIGFEGIADFVSSNFIEQLGMSVHFKSMSRGVLDTRDILYFLSVTIFFLMLTKININKAKK, from the coding sequence ATGATAGCAATACTTAAGAAAGAAATAAATTCATTTTTCGCATCCCCTATTGGCTATTTAGTTATTGCCATTTTTTTAGTTTTAAACGGTTTATTCCTATGGCTATTCAAAGGCGATTTTAATGTTCTGGATTATGGGTTTGCAGATTTATCATCCTTCTTTTTACTAGCTCCTTGGATTTTAATTTTCTTAATTCCTGCGGTTACCATGCGTAGCTTTTCTGATGAAAAAAAACAAGGGACTCTAGAGCTTTTACTCACAAAACCTATATCGCATATAAATATCATTTTAGGAAAATATTTTGGTGCTTTTATTTTAATTTTAATCGCACTTCTTCCAACACTACTGTATGTTTATACCGTTTACCAATTAGGCAATCCAATTGGCAATCTAGATATGGGAAGTACACTTGGTTCCTATTTCGGATTATTATTTTTAATCGCAGCCTATACCGCAATTGGTGTGTTTGCCTCTTCCCTATCAGATAATCAAATCGTATCGTTTATCATAGCCGTTTTTATCTGCTTTCTATTTTATATAGGCTTTGAGGGTATTGCAGATTTTGTTTCTAGTAATTTTATAGAACAATTGGGCATGAGCGTACATTTTAAAAGTATGAGCCGTGGGGTGCTCGACACCAGAGATATTTTATACTTTTTAAGCGTTACTATTTTCTTTTTAATGTTAACCAAGATAAATATTAACAAAGCAAAAAAATGA
- a CDS encoding phosphoribosylaminoimidazolesuccinocarboxamide synthase has protein sequence MSNTIIDTNFNFPNQKNVYKGKVREVYNINDDELVMIATDRLSAFDVVMPKGIPYKGQILNQIATKMMKATEDLVPNWLTATPDPNVAVGHLCEPFKVEMVIRGYMSGHAAREYKAGKRMLCGVPMPEGMKENDKFPEPIITPATKAEQGDHDEDISREDILKRGIVSETDYVVLEDYTRKLFQRGSEIASSRGLILVDTKYEFGKTKDGQIVLIDEIHTPDSSRYFYAEGYQERQDKGESQKQLSKEFVRQWLIGNGFQGLEGQTVPFMSDDYIESVSERYIELYENITGETFVKADVSNIQQRIEGNVVAYLK, from the coding sequence ATGAGTAATACAATAATAGACACTAATTTCAATTTTCCTAACCAAAAAAATGTTTACAAAGGAAAAGTAAGAGAGGTATATAATATTAATGATGATGAATTGGTTATGATTGCAACCGACAGGCTTTCTGCGTTTGATGTTGTGATGCCAAAAGGAATTCCTTATAAGGGACAAATTCTAAATCAGATTGCTACTAAAATGATGAAAGCAACAGAGGATTTGGTGCCTAATTGGTTAACGGCTACGCCAGATCCTAATGTAGCAGTAGGGCATTTATGTGAGCCTTTTAAGGTGGAAATGGTTATTCGCGGGTATATGTCTGGTCATGCAGCGCGTGAGTATAAAGCGGGCAAACGTATGCTTTGTGGTGTGCCTATGCCGGAGGGTATGAAAGAAAATGATAAGTTTCCTGAACCTATTATAACACCGGCTACCAAAGCAGAACAAGGAGATCATGATGAGGATATTTCGAGAGAAGATATTTTAAAGCGTGGTATTGTTTCGGAAACCGATTATGTTGTGTTGGAAGATTATACACGAAAATTATTCCAACGCGGCAGTGAAATAGCTTCATCTCGCGGTCTTATTTTAGTGGACACTAAATATGAGTTTGGAAAAACCAAAGATGGACAAATTGTATTGATTGATGAGATACATACACCAGACTCTTCGCGTTATTTTTATGCAGAGGGCTATCAAGAACGTCAGGATAAAGGAGAAAGTCAAAAGCAGTTATCAAAAGAGTTTGTGCGTCAATGGCTAATAGGTAATGGGTTTCAAGGATTGGAAGGACAAACTGTGCCTTTTATGAGTGATGATTATATAGAAAGTGTTAGCGAACGCTACATTGAACTTTATGAAAATATAACAGGAGAAACTTTTGTAAAGGCGGATGTTTCTAATATACAGCAGCGTATTGAGGGTAATGTTGTGGCGTATTTAAAATAA
- a CDS encoding universal stress protein — MKTILLPTDFSKNSINSIDFAMALFKDVECDFYLLNVQKASSFISDDMMTVSSSTTIYNTIIDAAKKSLTNIISKIKKRHNNDKHHFHSMVDYDNFIDSINQVSKKNKVDLIVTGTKGASGLQKVIFGSNTVRVMQRCYAPVLAIPDNCAFSDLNKVAFITNNTTSFTMDHIKPLADLVTLSNSKLHVLHIADENHSVQNQSENIDFFNSNFVNVIHDYIDVKAKDIYHTVHKYIVENNIRVLSMVGEKHSFLERLFNRHLVETFAFSIDVPFLVMKNG; from the coding sequence ATGAAAACTATATTGTTGCCTACCGATTTTTCTAAGAACTCTATAAACTCCATTGATTTTGCTATGGCATTGTTTAAAGATGTTGAATGCGATTTTTATTTGCTTAATGTGCAGAAGGCTTCTTCGTTTATTTCTGATGATATGATGACCGTTTCTTCTTCTACGACCATTTATAATACCATTATTGATGCTGCCAAGAAATCTTTAACAAATATTATATCTAAAATAAAAAAGCGCCATAATAATGATAAACACCATTTTCATTCTATGGTCGATTACGATAATTTTATTGATTCTATTAATCAGGTCTCAAAAAAAAACAAGGTCGATTTAATAGTAACAGGTACTAAAGGTGCTTCTGGCTTGCAGAAGGTGATTTTTGGAAGTAACACGGTTCGAGTTATGCAACGTTGTTATGCACCGGTATTGGCAATTCCAGATAATTGTGCTTTTTCAGATTTGAATAAAGTGGCATTCATTACTAATAATACCACTTCGTTTACTATGGATCATATAAAACCTCTTGCCGATTTAGTGACGTTAAGTAACTCCAAATTACATGTGTTGCATATTGCAGACGAGAATCATTCAGTACAGAATCAAAGTGAGAATATTGATTTTTTTAATTCGAATTTTGTGAATGTCATTCATGATTATATTGATGTGAAGGCTAAGGATATATACCATACGGTTCATAAGTATATTGTTGAGAACAATATAAGAGTGTTGAGCATGGTAGGAGAAAAACATTCTTTTTTAGAACGTTTATTTAATAGGCATCTAGTTGAAACTTTTGCGTTTAGTATTGATGTCCCTTTTCTTGTAATGAAAAATGGCTAG